One region of Faecalibacter bovis genomic DNA includes:
- a CDS encoding GSCFA domain-containing protein, whose product MKFRTTFQLPQSTFKINHQHKILTIGSCFSDEMGNRLVELKFDGLINPYGIIFNAYSIQNLIERSIQKRYFTIDDVHQNGEQFFCFDVHSSFNALSSEEILLNLNSTVDRVHNQIHNCDVFMITLGTSWVYERNDTSEIVANCHKIDAKQFKKVLLTTEENFKSLDLIAFQVTKINPNIKIITTVSPVRHIKDGMVENNVSKARLIDALYQLDLKYEQVEYFPSYELVLDDLRDYRFYKEDLIHPTNQAIEYIWEKFGEKYFDESTQTIIQKINKIKNALNHRPFYEESESHQKFLSKTLQMINELDKGNSIDFEQEKQYLSTKIKSC is encoded by the coding sequence ATGAAATTCAGAACAACTTTTCAGCTTCCACAATCTACTTTTAAGATTAATCATCAGCATAAAATACTGACAATAGGTTCGTGTTTTTCTGATGAAATGGGAAATCGATTAGTTGAACTAAAATTTGATGGATTAATTAATCCGTATGGAATAATTTTTAATGCTTATTCCATTCAAAATTTAATTGAAAGAAGTATTCAAAAAAGATATTTTACAATAGATGATGTACATCAAAATGGAGAACAATTTTTCTGTTTTGATGTACATTCTTCATTTAATGCACTTTCAAGTGAAGAAATTTTACTAAATCTAAATTCAACTGTAGATCGTGTTCATAATCAAATTCATAATTGTGATGTTTTTATGATAACACTTGGAACTTCTTGGGTTTATGAAAGAAATGATACATCAGAAATTGTTGCGAATTGCCATAAAATTGATGCGAAACAATTCAAAAAAGTTTTACTTACCACAGAAGAAAATTTTAAATCTTTAGATTTAATCGCTTTCCAAGTCACGAAAATTAATCCAAACATTAAAATTATTACGACGGTTAGTCCTGTTCGTCATATAAAAGATGGAATGGTTGAAAACAATGTAAGTAAAGCCAGATTAATAGACGCATTGTATCAATTGGATTTAAAATACGAGCAAGTTGAATATTTTCCTTCTTATGAGTTGGTTTTGGATGATTTAAGAGATTATCGTTTTTACAAAGAAGATTTAATTCATCCAACAAATCAAGCAATAGAATACATTTGGGAGAAATTCGGTGAAAAATATTTTGATGAATCTACTCAAACTATTATTCAGAAGATTAATAAAATTAAAAATGCTTTAAATCATCGTCCTTTTTATGAAGAATCAGAAAGTCATCAAAAGTTTTTGTCAAAAACTTTACAGATGATCAATGAATTAGACAAAGGCAATTCAATCGATTTTGAGCAAGAAAAACAATATTTAAGTACAAAGATTAAATCATGTTAA
- a CDS encoding DUF5686 family protein produces MRKLYSFLFLLLSIYLTAQKKVRVYDSRDEFRISNAKISDKDFKTIGYTNDVGELELNDSIKEFNVESEGFSTQNLKVDNQKLIEVFLEQSTISLSAAEFFSNDSIARNYVKKVIRHQSKNSLKKADSYFFQSYTKFWSTVEQDSLRLILNPKDKKDSSINNWRKFLNESHIFLSERAMDHKYSRRFGTKNIIKSSRISGLKTPIYELDAMQPVLINLDQSKFDFFFRGIENPISSDGLNYYRYKIIEEFQLNGRTTTIVGFTPRQLLNKRQLRGEFWIDEKTKALVKIIAENTDDQFYADFDAEWQLINNHWFPAYQIYRMESGYLNMDGIKIESNEEVKEDEKLWIFHQVNFKNIQTPVQYKSNEFAGYSTEAAFDTNTIEKTEKVLKEYRGEFSAKDNMTYVKMDSISEKYNIEGKMKLMRIIQKGGKVDIGKVDLDLTKVLSYNNFEGLRLGAALNTNEKLSSNYSINAYTAYGFKDETIKFGFGGDYFVNKAYSGRIFGNYMQDVNASGHIPMLLQSNFTRFVNGTLKNLYNDQYYSYKKYSAGYEQDIFRNVTFNVSMNYEKQKNEFVYQYENNNGWLDFYSTQVAVRWAPKDEYLRTPYGKVTVKQGQSVFNILANKYWKLGNSDFDAIRLNVTYSDIFETRLGKSKLNVSTGAVFGEMALMNLFEGMGNAKNKPVFQNFGVATANNFETMLPGEFYSDRYFSFQIKHIFAGVRIGQNVILPQFVYRGILGTMSHKQNHNLFDFKTPNHYFHETGLEVNNIFLRNFGLGVYYRLGAYSHSKFEDNLHVKLTFNLNLF; encoded by the coding sequence ATGAGAAAACTTTACAGTTTTTTATTCTTACTGCTATCCATCTACCTTACAGCACAAAAAAAAGTTCGTGTTTATGACTCGCGTGATGAGTTCAGAATCTCTAATGCAAAAATTTCTGATAAAGATTTTAAAACTATCGGATATACAAATGATGTAGGAGAATTAGAATTGAACGATTCAATAAAAGAGTTTAATGTTGAAAGTGAGGGTTTTTCAACTCAAAATTTAAAGGTTGATAATCAGAAATTAATTGAAGTTTTTTTAGAACAAAGCACAATTAGTTTATCGGCTGCAGAATTTTTTTCAAATGATTCGATTGCGAGAAATTATGTAAAAAAAGTAATTCGTCATCAATCTAAAAATTCATTGAAAAAAGCTGATTCGTATTTTTTTCAATCCTATACCAAATTTTGGAGTACAGTAGAGCAGGATTCTTTACGTTTAATTTTAAACCCGAAGGATAAAAAAGATTCTTCTATTAATAATTGGCGTAAATTTTTGAATGAAAGTCATATTTTTCTAAGCGAACGAGCGATGGATCATAAATATTCGCGTCGATTTGGAACAAAAAATATCATCAAATCTTCTCGAATTTCAGGTCTTAAAACTCCAATTTATGAATTGGATGCAATGCAACCTGTTTTAATCAATTTAGATCAATCAAAATTTGATTTCTTTTTCCGTGGAATCGAAAATCCAATATCTTCAGATGGTTTAAATTATTATCGTTATAAAATCATCGAAGAATTCCAATTAAATGGTCGTACAACTACAATCGTTGGTTTTACGCCAAGACAGCTTTTAAATAAACGTCAATTACGAGGGGAATTTTGGATAGATGAAAAAACGAAAGCGTTAGTAAAAATTATTGCTGAAAATACAGACGATCAATTTTATGCAGATTTTGATGCGGAATGGCAATTAATAAATAATCATTGGTTTCCGGCTTACCAAATTTATCGTATGGAAAGTGGTTATTTGAACATGGACGGAATTAAAATTGAATCAAATGAAGAAGTTAAAGAAGACGAAAAATTATGGATTTTTCATCAAGTAAATTTCAAAAATATTCAAACTCCAGTTCAATATAAATCCAACGAATTTGCAGGTTATTCGACTGAAGCAGCTTTTGATACCAACACAATTGAAAAAACTGAAAAAGTTTTAAAAGAATATCGTGGCGAATTTTCTGCGAAAGACAATATGACTTACGTTAAAATGGATAGTATTTCTGAGAAATATAATATCGAAGGGAAGATGAAATTGATGCGTATTATCCAAAAAGGAGGTAAGGTTGATATTGGTAAAGTAGATTTAGATTTAACAAAAGTTTTAAGCTATAATAATTTTGAAGGTTTACGATTAGGAGCTGCGTTAAATACCAACGAAAAATTAAGTTCAAATTATTCAATCAACGCTTATACTGCTTATGGTTTTAAAGATGAAACGATCAAGTTTGGATTTGGTGGAGATTATTTTGTAAATAAAGCTTATTCAGGTAGAATTTTCGGAAACTATATGCAAGATGTAAATGCATCTGGTCATATTCCGATGTTATTACAAAGTAATTTTACTCGATTTGTAAACGGAACTTTAAAAAATTTATACAACGATCAATATTATTCATACAAAAAATATAGTGCGGGATACGAACAAGATATTTTTAGAAATGTAACATTTAATGTTTCGATGAATTATGAGAAACAAAAGAATGAATTCGTTTATCAATACGAAAACAATAATGGTTGGTTAGATTTTTATTCCACACAAGTTGCAGTTCGTTGGGCACCAAAAGACGAATATTTGAGAACGCCATATGGTAAAGTAACAGTAAAACAAGGGCAATCAGTTTTCAATATTTTAGCAAATAAATATTGGAAGCTTGGAAATTCTGATTTCGATGCCATTCGTTTAAATGTAACTTATTCAGATATTTTTGAAACTCGATTGGGTAAATCTAAACTAAATGTATCTACAGGAGCAGTTTTCGGAGAAATGGCTTTAATGAATCTTTTTGAAGGAATGGGAAATGCTAAAAATAAACCTGTTTTTCAAAATTTTGGAGTTGCAACAGCGAATAATTTTGAAACAATGTTACCTGGCGAGTTTTACTCAGATCGATATTTTTCATTTCAAATCAAACATATTTTTGCAGGCGTTCGTATCGGACAAAATGTAATTTTACCTCAGTTTGTTTATCGTGGAATTTTAGGTACAATGAGCCACAAACAAAATCATAATCTATTTGATTTTAAAACCCCAAATCATTATTTCCACGAAACTGGATTAGAAGTAAATAATATATTTTTAAGAAATTTTGGTTTAGGAGTTTATTATAGGTTAGGTGCATATTCTCATTCAAAATTTGAAGATAATTTACACGTGAAACTAACTTTTAATTTGAATTTGTTTTAA
- a CDS encoding TatD family hydrolase → MLIDTHTHLYSEQFADDITEVIARAKENGVKRFYLPAIDQSYTEKMLNLEAQYPNEMFAMMGLHPCSVHPDTLESEMAHVREWIDKRDFKAIGEIGIDLYWEKAFLKEQQDAFKTQIEWAKEKDLPIVIHCRDAFNEVFEVLEDVKDDKLFGIFHCFSGTKEDAQRAIDFNLKLGIGGVVTFKNGQIDKFLNDFDIKHIVLETDSPYLAPIPYRGKRNESSYLKYISEKLVDIYQLTPNEIAEITTKNALDIFER, encoded by the coding sequence ATGTTAATTGATACACATACACACCTTTACTCTGAGCAATTTGCTGACGATATTACAGAAGTTATTGCTCGTGCGAAAGAAAATGGTGTAAAACGATTTTATTTACCAGCAATAGATCAATCGTACACAGAAAAGATGTTAAATTTAGAAGCACAATATCCAAATGAAATGTTTGCGATGATGGGCTTACATCCATGTTCGGTTCATCCAGATACATTAGAGTCAGAAATGGCTCATGTGCGTGAATGGATTGATAAAAGAGATTTTAAAGCCATTGGCGAAATCGGGATTGATTTATATTGGGAAAAAGCGTTTTTAAAAGAGCAACAAGATGCTTTTAAAACGCAAATTGAATGGGCAAAAGAAAAAGATTTGCCAATTGTGATTCACTGTCGTGATGCTTTTAACGAAGTTTTTGAAGTTTTAGAAGATGTGAAAGACGATAAGTTATTTGGTATTTTTCACTGTTTCTCTGGAACCAAAGAAGATGCTCAACGCGCGATAGATTTTAATTTAAAATTAGGAATCGGAGGTGTCGTTACTTTCAAAAATGGACAAATTGATAAATTTTTGAATGATTTTGATATCAAACACATTGTATTAGAAACAGATTCGCCTTATTTAGCACCTATTCCGTACCGTGGAAAACGTAATGAATCTAGTTATTTAAAGTACATTTCTGAAAAGTTAGTTGATATTTATCAATTGACACCGAATGAAATCGCAGAAATTACAACAAAAAATGCATTAGATATATTCGAACGTTAG
- the frr gene encoding ribosome recycling factor, which yields MEELDLILETAKEQMQGTVEHLGVAFDKLRAGKATPAMLSSVRVDYYGSLTPLSQVANVTTPDAMTLSIQPWERNLINEIEKAIINGNLGFAPSNNGDSIIISIPPVTEERRKELVKMAKADMENAKVSIRNARQDANKALKALKDVGEDLVKDYETRVQGLTDKFSKKLEEELAKKEAEIMKV from the coding sequence ATGGAAGAGTTAGATCTAATTTTAGAAACTGCAAAAGAGCAAATGCAAGGAACTGTGGAACATTTAGGTGTTGCATTTGATAAATTAAGAGCTGGTAAAGCTACGCCTGCTATGTTAAGTTCTGTTCGTGTTGATTACTATGGAAGTTTAACTCCGTTAAGCCAAGTAGCTAATGTAACAACTCCAGACGCGATGACTTTAAGCATCCAACCATGGGAAAGAAACTTAATTAACGAGATTGAAAAAGCGATTATTAACGGTAATTTAGGTTTCGCACCTTCAAACAATGGAGATTCTATTATTATTAGTATTCCTCCAGTAACTGAAGAGCGTCGTAAAGAGTTAGTTAAAATGGCAAAAGCGGATATGGAAAATGCAAAAGTTTCTATTCGTAATGCACGTCAAGATGCTAATAAAGCTTTAAAAGCTTTAAAAGATGTTGGTGAAGATTTAGTTAAAGATTATGAAACTCGTGTTCAAGGTTTAACTGATAAATTCTCTAAGAAATTAGAAGAAGAATTAGCTAAAAAAGAAGCTGAAATCATGAAAGTATAA
- the pyrH gene encoding UMP kinase encodes MKYKRVLLKLSGEALMGDLQYGIDPNMLKQYADQIKEVIDLGCEVAIVIGGGNIFRGVQGVASGMDRVQGDYMGMLATVINSMALQGALEDAGLITRLQTAIRMEQIAEPFIKRKATRHLEKGRVVIFGAGTGNPYFTTDTAAVLRAIEINADVILKGTRVDGIYTADPEKDATAEKFNTITYQEVYDKNLKVMDMTAFTLSEENNLPIIVFDMNTKGNLKALIEEGNVGTLVTNN; translated from the coding sequence ATGAAATACAAAAGAGTACTACTTAAATTAAGTGGAGAGGCACTAATGGGAGATTTACAATACGGAATCGACCCAAATATGTTAAAACAATACGCGGATCAAATCAAAGAAGTTATTGATTTAGGATGTGAAGTGGCAATCGTAATTGGTGGTGGTAATATTTTCAGAGGTGTACAAGGTGTTGCATCGGGTATGGATCGCGTTCAAGGTGATTATATGGGAATGTTAGCAACTGTAATTAACAGTATGGCATTACAAGGTGCTTTGGAAGACGCTGGTTTAATTACACGTTTACAAACTGCAATTCGTATGGAGCAAATTGCTGAACCATTTATCAAACGTAAAGCAACTCGTCATTTAGAAAAAGGTCGTGTTGTAATTTTTGGTGCTGGTACAGGTAATCCATACTTTACAACAGATACAGCGGCTGTTTTACGTGCAATTGAAATTAATGCAGATGTTATTTTAAAAGGTACTCGTGTAGATGGTATTTACACTGCAGATCCAGAAAAAGATGCTACTGCAGAGAAATTTAATACAATAACTTATCAAGAAGTTTACGATAAAAATTTAAAAGTAATGGACATGACTGCCTTTACTTTAAGTGAAGAAAATAATTTACCTATCATTGTGTTTGATATGAATACTAAAGGTAACTTAAAAGCATTAATCGAAGAAGGGAACGTTGGTACTCTTGTAACAAATAATTAA
- a CDS encoding GNAT family N-acetyltransferase, translating to MESERLIFRELNISDATRLFEIYSDKDAMKYRQSKPHKTLEDTLAMLKRDEEVKASKYEFRFGIIEKDSGQLIGTIMYQPIYSKAIIGYSFAKDSWGNSFATEVVKWIISYLITKNFKTIEAWVINENIASCKVLEKNHFRLVSQTIYPASKYYQLNI from the coding sequence ATGGAATCTGAACGATTAATTTTTCGTGAATTAAATATTTCTGACGCGACTCGATTATTTGAAATTTATTCTGATAAAGATGCTATGAAATACCGACAATCTAAGCCTCATAAAACTTTAGAAGATACTTTAGCAATGTTGAAACGTGATGAAGAAGTAAAAGCTTCTAAATATGAATTTAGATTTGGAATTATTGAAAAGGATTCCGGACAATTGATTGGTACAATTATGTATCAACCCATTTACAGTAAAGCTATTATTGGTTATTCTTTCGCAAAAGATTCTTGGGGAAATAGCTTTGCAACAGAAGTTGTAAAATGGATAATTTCTTACTTAATAACTAAAAATTTCAAAACAATTGAAGCTTGGGTTATAAACGAAAATATTGCTTCTTGTAAAGTTTTAGAAAAGAATCATTTTCGTTTAGTTTCGCAAACGATTTATCCTGCATCTAAATATTATCAGTTAAACATTTAA
- a CDS encoding polyprenyl synthetase family protein, giving the protein MSSLDKFHNLVAQGLQENSLINSPKELYEPMDYILNIGGKRIRPVIVLLGADLFDGDLQQVIKPSLAVEFFHNFTLMHDDIMDDAPLRRGKTTVHEQYGVNTAILSGDALLIKSYEMLEDLEPELFKKVTKLFTKTAKELCEGQQWDINFETQTNVSYEDYIKMISFKTGVLVGASLQIGALIAGANDEDAELIYQYGLNLGIAYQLKDDYLDVFGNLEHLGKKHAGDIYENKKTILYISALEAANKEERDELLFWYNMNTDNIDKVYAVEKIFRKLNVNKKLSTLIREYTNKAHQFLDKINVADDKKVYLRELSELLIDRQG; this is encoded by the coding sequence ATGAGTTCATTAGATAAATTTCACAATTTAGTTGCACAAGGATTACAAGAAAATTCTTTAATCAATTCACCAAAAGAATTGTACGAACCAATGGATTATATCCTAAATATCGGTGGTAAACGTATTCGTCCGGTGATTGTTTTATTAGGTGCAGATTTATTTGATGGAGATTTACAACAAGTTATTAAGCCTTCCTTAGCTGTCGAGTTTTTCCATAATTTTACATTAATGCATGACGATATTATGGACGATGCTCCTTTACGTCGTGGTAAAACTACAGTTCACGAGCAATATGGTGTTAATACTGCGATCCTTTCTGGTGATGCATTATTGATTAAATCGTATGAAATGTTAGAAGATTTAGAACCTGAATTATTTAAAAAGGTGACTAAATTATTTACGAAAACTGCAAAAGAATTATGCGAAGGTCAACAATGGGACATAAATTTTGAAACTCAAACCAATGTATCTTATGAAGATTACATTAAAATGATTTCTTTCAAAACTGGTGTTTTAGTTGGTGCGTCTTTACAAATAGGTGCTTTAATTGCTGGAGCAAACGATGAAGATGCTGAATTAATTTATCAATATGGTCTTAATTTGGGAATTGCGTATCAATTAAAAGATGATTATTTAGATGTTTTCGGAAATTTAGAACATTTAGGTAAAAAACATGCCGGCGATATCTACGAAAACAAGAAAACGATTCTTTACATTTCTGCATTAGAAGCTGCAAATAAAGAGGAGCGTGACGAATTATTATTCTGGTATAATATGAATACAGATAATATTGATAAAGTTTACGCGGTGGAGAAAATTTTCAGAAAACTAAATGTAAATAAGAAGCTTTCAACTTTAATACGCGAATACACAAATAAAGCTCATCAATTTTTAGATAAGATTAATGTTGCCGACGATAAAAAGGTTTATTTACGAGAATTAAGCGAACTTTTAATTGACCGTCAAGGGTAA
- the rpoN gene encoding RNA polymerase factor sigma-54, with protein sequence MLKQELNLKLQQKLSPQQIQLMKLVQLPTVAFEQRVQEELEENPALDDQSSEYDDEYSNEQDDWENDGDDYGDDQVIDTSDINIDEYLSDDDVPNYKTYTNNYSDDDEEKSIPYAQGISFIEFLSSQVSTYRLTEQQFKIAEFILGNIDDDGYVRRELKSLVDDLAFTQNIFVSYEEVENILVNYIQKLDPVGVGARNLQECLLIQLENKNQTPAVELAEKLIFESFDAFTKKHYSKLLAKYDVDEEELREAISEIERLNPKPGKSFSSSGKIVEQITPDFTININDGELELSLNGRNVPELRVSNTFAEMLDTYKKTEHKSAQQKEAVIFVKQKLDSAKWFIDAVQQRRNTLMYTMEAIMKFQKEYFLTGDETKIKPMILKDISDRIGMDISTVSRVANSKYVATPYGTFLIKDLFSESLTNEEGEEVSTREIKRILQDVIQDEDKRKPLTDEKLTEILKEKGYPIARRTIAKYREQLNIPVARLRKEI encoded by the coding sequence ATGTTAAAGCAGGAATTAAATTTAAAATTACAACAGAAATTATCGCCTCAGCAAATTCAATTAATGAAGTTAGTCCAACTTCCTACGGTTGCATTTGAACAACGCGTACAAGAAGAGTTGGAGGAAAATCCTGCATTAGATGACCAATCTTCAGAATATGATGATGAATATTCAAATGAACAAGATGACTGGGAAAATGATGGTGATGATTATGGCGACGATCAAGTAATTGATACGAGTGATATTAATATTGACGAATATTTAAGTGATGATGATGTTCCGAATTATAAAACATACACCAATAATTATAGCGATGATGATGAGGAAAAATCAATTCCTTATGCGCAAGGTATAAGTTTTATAGAGTTTTTATCAAGCCAAGTTTCTACGTATCGTTTAACAGAACAACAATTTAAAATAGCTGAATTTATCTTAGGTAACATCGATGATGATGGTTATGTTCGTCGTGAATTAAAATCTTTAGTAGATGATTTAGCATTTACGCAAAATATTTTCGTGTCTTATGAAGAGGTCGAAAATATTTTGGTTAATTACATTCAAAAGCTTGATCCGGTTGGTGTCGGAGCTCGTAATTTGCAAGAATGTCTTTTAATTCAATTAGAAAATAAAAATCAAACTCCAGCTGTAGAATTAGCAGAAAAATTAATTTTTGAATCTTTTGATGCTTTTACTAAGAAACATTATTCTAAATTGTTAGCGAAGTATGATGTGGACGAAGAAGAATTACGTGAAGCAATTTCTGAAATTGAGAGATTAAATCCAAAACCAGGTAAATCATTCTCTTCAAGTGGAAAAATTGTAGAACAAATTACGCCAGATTTTACCATTAATATTAATGACGGTGAATTGGAATTATCCTTAAATGGTCGTAACGTACCTGAACTTCGTGTTTCGAATACATTTGCTGAAATGTTGGATACTTACAAAAAAACTGAACATAAATCAGCACAGCAAAAAGAAGCTGTAATTTTTGTAAAGCAAAAGTTAGATTCTGCAAAATGGTTTATTGATGCAGTGCAACAACGTCGTAATACATTAATGTACACGATGGAAGCTATTATGAAATTCCAGAAAGAATATTTCCTTACGGGTGATGAAACGAAAATTAAACCAATGATTCTGAAAGATATTTCGGATCGAATTGGAATGGATATTTCAACAGTTTCTCGTGTGGCAAACTCTAAATATGTAGCGACGCCTTATGGAACGTTTTTAATTAAAGATCTATTTTCAGAATCATTAACAAATGAGGAAGGAGAGGAAGTTTCAACGCGCGAAATTAAGAGAATTCTTCAAGATGTGATTCAAGACGAAGATAAACGTAAGCCTTTAACAGATGAGAAATTAACTGAAATTTTAAAAGAAAAAGGTTATCCAATAGCTCGTCGAACTATTGCTAAATACCGCGAACAGCTAAACATTCCGGTTGCAAGATTAAGAAAAGAAATTTAA
- the asnS gene encoding asparagine--tRNA ligase: protein MQSYGIKALLEKGKDLLQQEVVVNGWVRSFRSNRFVALNDGSTINNVQVVVDFENFDESIIKQISTAASLSVIGVVVESEGAGQEIEIIAKEIKVLGVAPSDEVQGTILQPKQHSLETLREQAHLRFRTNLFGAIFRVRNSLMFAIHKYFNENGFVYVNTPIITGSDAEGAGEMFHVTNLDVNNLPRTEDGAVDYTQDFFGKSTNLTVSGQLEGETAAMGLGKVYTFGPTFRAENSNTSRHLAEFWMIEPEIAFFDLDQNMDLAEDFMKYVISYAMENCKDDLAFLAQRYDKEQQGKPAAERSELGLIERLEYVLNNQFVRLSYTEAVEILKESKPNKKGKFKYPIEGWGADLQSEHERYLVEKHFKTPVILFDYPAEIKAFYMRMNEDGKTVRAMDVLFPGIGEIIGGSQREERLEVLDEKMKKFGIDPEELWWYRDTRRFGTVPHSGFGLGLERLVLFVTGMGNIRDVIPFPRTPNNAEF from the coding sequence ATGCAATCGTACGGAATTAAAGCCTTATTAGAAAAAGGTAAAGATTTGTTACAACAAGAAGTAGTTGTTAATGGATGGGTTAGATCATTTAGAAGTAATCGCTTTGTGGCGTTAAATGACGGATCTACAATTAATAATGTACAAGTTGTAGTAGATTTCGAAAATTTTGACGAATCAATCATAAAACAAATTTCTACAGCTGCATCTTTATCTGTTATAGGTGTAGTTGTTGAAAGTGAAGGTGCTGGTCAAGAAATTGAAATTATTGCTAAAGAGATTAAGGTTTTAGGTGTTGCTCCTTCAGATGAAGTTCAAGGAACAATTTTACAACCAAAACAACACTCTTTAGAAACTTTAAGAGAACAAGCACATTTACGTTTTCGTACGAATTTATTCGGAGCTATTTTCCGTGTACGTAACTCGTTAATGTTTGCAATACACAAGTATTTCAACGAAAATGGATTTGTTTACGTAAATACTCCTATTATCACAGGTTCTGATGCAGAAGGTGCTGGAGAAATGTTCCACGTAACAAATTTAGACGTTAATAATTTACCTCGTACAGAAGACGGAGCAGTTGATTATACACAAGATTTCTTTGGTAAATCAACGAACTTAACTGTGTCTGGACAATTAGAAGGGGAAACTGCTGCAATGGGATTAGGTAAAGTTTATACTTTTGGACCAACTTTCCGTGCAGAAAACTCTAATACGTCTCGTCACTTAGCTGAATTCTGGATGATTGAACCAGAAATTGCATTTTTTGACTTAGATCAAAACATGGATTTAGCAGAAGATTTCATGAAATATGTGATTTCTTATGCAATGGAAAATTGTAAAGATGATTTAGCTTTCTTAGCGCAACGTTACGATAAAGAGCAACAAGGTAAACCAGCTGCAGAACGTTCAGAATTAGGATTAATTGAGCGTTTAGAATATGTTTTAAACAACCAATTCGTTCGTTTATCATATACTGAGGCTGTTGAGATTTTAAAAGAATCTAAACCAAACAAAAAAGGAAAATTCAAATATCCAATTGAAGGTTGGGGAGCTGATTTACAATCAGAACACGAGCGTTATTTAGTTGAAAAACACTTCAAAACTCCAGTAATTTTATTTGATTATCCAGCAGAAATTAAAGCATTCTACATGCGTATGAACGAAGATGGAAAAACAGTTCGTGCAATGGATGTTTTATTCCCAGGAATCGGTGAAATTATCGGTGGTTCTCAACGTGAAGAGCGTTTAGAAGTTTTAGACGAAAAAATGAAAAAATTCGGTATTGATCCAGAAGAATTATGGTGGTACCGCGACACGCGTCGTTTCGGAACTGTTCCACATTCAGGTTTCGGTTTAGGATTAGAGCGTTTAGTTTTATTCGTAACAGGTATGGGTAACATTCGTGACGTTATTCCTTTCCCAAGAACTCCAAATAATGCAGAATTCTAA